Within Candidatus Krumholzibacteriia bacterium, the genomic segment CCGACGGTCAGTAGCGAGCCGTTATGCAGCGGCGACCAATCGACCGCGCGGCCGATGTCCCGCGTCAACCAGGCAGACCCGGCAATGTCGACCGAGCCCGCGACGGGACTTGTCCATATGACGTTGGCGTCTCCCTGGCTGGGACCGTTCGCGGGATCCGTGGTGTGCACAACAACATCCCCCATGAACCACTCAACCACCGGGTCGGGATCCATGACCGCCTTGAACCACGCCGGCAGATACTCCGCGGGCGCCGCTTCGCCAACCGCCCATGCCGGCTGAGGAAACCCCAGGCCCAACTCCTGCCACGCAGCAACGCCGGGCAGGGCATTGCTGCCCTCCCGATACGTCCACGGGCCGTTGGGATTCGACAGGTCGCTCCAGTCGGCCGCCAGGTCCCAGGTGGATGCAAGACAAGGAGAGGCCACTACGAGGATCAGGATGCATGCCATCGCGCGCATCGCGGGTTACCTCCTGTTAACGACCACCGCTATTAGGCCTCCGGGTTGGAAAGTGGTCTCAAGTTAACGATAAGTTTGGCATGGCGCGCACCCCGTTGAAAGCCGTTTGCGAGTGGAGTATCATTCGCGGCTTGGCGAAGTGCCACTTACTCAAGGGAAGGTGCCGCATGAAACGGTTTTCTGGACTCGCATTGCTCCTGGTTGCATTGCTCGCAGTGGGTTGTGGAGGATCGGACAGCCCCGCCGGACCCGGCGGTGGTGGTGGCCCCATCGGAGGTGGCGGAAATTCGTTTACGGCCACCGTGGATGGCCAGCCGTTCAAGGCCGACGTGGGCACCATCCAGGTCACCGGCAATACGCCCGCGACGCGCCAGGGCACGCTGGCCATCTCAGGATTTCAGACCTCAACCGGCGTCGGGCTCACGCTCATCATCTCGTTCTTCATCGGACCCGCCACGCAACCGCTGGGCGTTAACACCGGCACCAACCCCGGCGGAACCGGATCGGTGCTCATGGCCCCGGACATCTGGATGACACCACTGAACGGTCACGCGGGTTTTGTCACCGTGACCGCGCGCACCGACAAGCGCATCGCGGGGACGTTCAACTTTACTTCCGACGGTATTCTGCCCGGCATTGTTCCCGCATCGCGCGTGGTGACCAATGGCAAGTTCGACATCACCATCGACACCGGTCTGCCACCGCTCCCCAGCGGGGTTGGTAGCACCGCCATTGCGAACATCGGCGGCCAGCCGTGGAACGCGGCGACCATCGTGGGCCTGCATCCCGGCGCGGGCGTGTTCAGCGTCAACGCCAACAACACGGAGTACTCGGTCACACTCGTGACTTCCACGCTGGTCTCGGCGGGAAACACCTACGGGATTCCGTCGCAGATGGGGATGACGATCACGCACGTCGGCACAACCGATTCGTGGTATGGCGGCGTCGGTGCGGATGTCGGCAGCGTGACCATTTCGACATTCGATGCGAACCGGCTGGTCGCTTCCTTCAGCGGGACGTTCCAGCCAATCGGCACTGCGGTCGGCACGCTCACCGTCACCGGTGGGGCGATCAACGCGTATCTGGAGTAGCCGGCGCGCGTCCGCGCGGGACTGAGGAAGCAAACGCACGGTGAGGCCATCCTCACCGTGCGTTCGTGTTTCTAGTCGAAGATCTTCTTGGTCTTCACGTACGCCGTACGGGCCTTTCGGCCGCGGCAAGTAGCAGCCGTCGGGCAACCGTCACGCGCCAGCCTTCCACTGCATCGCCTGGTAACGGTCGATCACCGCGCGCGCGTTGAACAACAGGCGCTCCTTGCCCAGGCGCTGGTCGAAGCCCGCGTTGCGCACCACCTCCAGCACGCCCGGGTTGAGGGCGCACAGCCACACCACCGTGCCGCGCTCGGTTGCCCGATGCTCGGCTGCCATCAGCGCCTCCAGCGCGGAGTACTCCAGGTCGGCGACGCGGCTCAGGTCCAGCGCGACCACGCGCGGCGAGTACCTGGCAACCAGCTCGTTTATCTTCTCGCCCACCCTGCCCGCGTTGACAAAGAAGATGCTGCCCTCCGGCCGCAGGATCAGCAGGCCGTCAAAGGTCTCGTCGTCCGGATGCCGGGGCGAGAGCGGCCGTAGCACGTCGGCGCCGCGCTTGCGCCCGATCACACTGACGCGCGGATTCGCCGCCCGGCTGGACAGCCCGATCAGCGACAGGATGATCGCCACCACGATGCCCTGCAGCGTACCGAACAACAGTACGCCCAGTGCCGCCGCGATCGCCCACCGGAACTCCATCTTGCGCACCTGCCGGATTGCGTGGAACTCCCCCGGCCTGATCAGGGGAATGGAATAGGCGATCACGATCGCGGCGAGCGTCGCGTTTGGCATCAGGCCGAGGACCGGCGCGAGCAACAGCATCGTCCCCAGCGCGACGCCGGCGGTGACCATCGAAGCCACTTGCGAACGCCCCCCGACGGACCTCACCAGTGCGGTCTGCGACGTGCCGCCACCGGCTGGCATGGAACCGAACAGCGCGCCAACGACGTTGCCCGCACCGGTGGCCACCAGCTCGCGGTTCGCCTCGACCGGCGGATCGTCTGTCCGCGCAAACGCGCGTCCGGCGGCAATGGTCTCCGCAAAGCTCATCAGCGCGATGCCGATGGCACCAGGCGCCAGTGTTGCGACCAGTTGCAGGTCCGGAAGTGTCAGCCGCGGGAAGCCTGGTGGGATCAGGCCAACCGTTGAGACACCGCGTGCTTGCAGGCCGAAGAACCACGAGGCGGCGATGGCGCCGCCCACCGCGACCAGCGGCGCCGGGGAACGCGGCCACCGCCGCTCCATCACGATCAGCACGGCAAAGGTCACGGCGCCCACGGCCAGCGTGACCGGCGAAGCATCGGGCAGCGCGTGCGCGAGGGAGTACAGGTCGTGCATGAACCCATGCTTGGCAAAGTGTACCCCGAGCACCTTCGGCATCTGGTCGAACACGATCACGACGCCAATGCCTGCCTTGAAGCCGGTTAGCACCGGGGAGGAGATGAAGTTGGCCACGAAACCGAACCGCAGCAGCCGTGCCGCCAGCAACATCATGCCAACCAGCGCGGTCAGCGTGGCGGTGGCCGTGACGAGCTTGGCCGGGTCGCCGTCCGGCACCGCGATACCCAGCTGGGTGCCGCACAGAATTGCCAACGTCGTGGTGGAGCTGACGCTGAGGACGCGCGAAGTGCCGAGCAAGGCGTAAACCAGCATCGGCACGAACGCGGTGTACAGACCCACCTGCACCGGCAGGCCGGCGACGGTCGCGTATGCCATGGCCTTGGGCAGCACGACGGCCGCGGCCACGAGCCCTGCAATGATGTCGAAACGTGGTTCCCCCGTGCCGGGCGGCCGGGTATTTTTCACGTTCATGTGCCTTCTCCTGCGGCTTGCCTGGCGCTCCCTGCTCTCTTACACCGGCTGCCAGGCACCCAGTGTGGCACAATCCGGATTCCTCGCCAACTTCCTCGCCCTCCCCGTGCTCGCCGCTGCGCAAACCCCCGAGCTCTCCTACCGCCTTGAACTCGTGCGCCGGTACGCCCCTCACCGCGGCGCGTCCCGAACGGTACCCGGTTGTGATCACACCCGCGCCGGGCGCAACGAGACTGCTCGTCGCTCCAAGCGTCGCGCGAGGGGTGACAGGTCACTCTCGTTCGCAGCGGATCGGTGTGAGCTCCGCGGTGATCGAGTCGAAGGTGGCGCACCACCCGTGTTTCACCGCGCCCGTCACCACCAGGTAGCGGGCGGCCGAGGTGAGCAGCAGCGGCCGCTCGACCTCCGGGATGACGGTTCCGTCGGAGCCCGCGATGAGCCACCGGTGATAGTGGCCCATGAACAGAAACGCCTCGGGCACAGCGCTGAAGCAACGGGGAGCCCGGCTCAGCAAGTCGGACATTTCACCGATATGCCACAGGTCCGGAATACTCGTGGGGTCACGCCAGGGTTCGATATGGCTGAATCGGCAGTTCTCCAGGACGAGATGGGGCTCCAACCGGGACGCAAACTCGAGCAGATCCGGTTCGGCCTCATTGCGGATCTCGTCTGACACCTCGTGGCTCAGGCCGATGTCGTGGTTGCCCCACACGCCCACTGCTCCCGCGTCGCGGAGAATGCGCGCCACGTCCCCACCCGCTTCCCCGCGCCGAAACGTCTCGAAGGCATCACCCAGCGTGACCACCTGCTCAACGCCCGCCTCCCGAAACTTCGCCAGGGCGTTGTTGAGCGGTGCTATCGCGTCGTGAATATCGGAGAGAATTCCAAACAGCACACCGTGCCTCCTACGCTCCCGCCAGCGCCGCGTGGAGTTCGAGCGCGGCCACGTGGAACGTCTCTACGTGTGGGATCCCGAGAGTATGGTACAATAAGCAATCTCGGGGCGCGCAGCTGCGTTGGACGTCGTGGCTGCTCCATGCGCTACTCACTTGCCAACAGCCCCCTTCCAGCCCGGAGGACGACCCCATGAAACGATTCGCCCTGCCCTTGCTTTGCATCCTGCTCCTTGCACCGCAAGTGCCACCGGCTGCCGCGGCCACACCCGCGCACCTGTGGAGCCAGCGTCTCGGCGGTACGGACAACGACAGCGGATTCGGGATCGCCACCGACGCATCCGGCAACGTGTACTTCACGGGGGCCTTCGAGGGAACAGTGGATTTCGGGGACGGCCCGGTGATGAGCGCCGGCCTCACCGACGTCTTCCTGGTCAAGTACGACGCCGCCGGCACATACCTGTGGAGCCAGGCCTTCGGAGATCCGGGCTTCGAGAGCGGAATCTCGGTTGCCACCGATGCCTCGGGTAACGTGTTCATGACGGGGTACTTCGACGGGACGGTGAATTTCGGGGGCGGGCCACTAGTGAGTGCGGGCGGCTACGATATCTTCGTCGCCAAGTACGGCCCCGACGGGACGCACCTCTGGAGCCAGGGCTTTGGAGATTTCGATGACGACATGGGTTACGCCGTGGCCACCGACGCCTCCGGCAACGTGATCGTGACGGGGCACTTCAGCGAGGTGGTGGACTTCGGAGGCGGGCCGCTGGTGAGCAACGGCTTCAGCGACATCTTCGTCGCCAAGTACAGCCCCACCGGAACGCACCTCTGGAGCCAGGCCTTTGGGGGTACGAACTTCGACGATGGAAACTCGGTTGCCACCGACGCCTCTGGCAACGTGTTCGTGACCGGGTCCTTCTGGAGCGTCGCAGACTTCGGGGGCGGACCGGTGCTGAGCGCCGGCTTCAACGACATCTTCGTCGCCAAGTACAGCCCCTTGGGAGCGCACCTCTGGAGCCAGACCTTTGGGAACGGCGGCAGTGACGTCGGGAGGTCGGTTGCCACCGACGCCTCCGGCAACGTGTTCGTGACAGGGCATTTTTCAGGGACGGTGGACTTCGGGGGCGGGCCGCTGGTGAGCGCCGGCTCCAACGACATCGTCCTCGCCGGGTACAGCCCCACCGGGACCCACCTCTGGAGCCGGCGGTTTGGAGGCACGAGCAGCGACTCCGGGAACTCGGTCGCCACCGACGCCTCCGGCAACGTGTTCATGACCGGGATCTTCCGGGGGACGGTGGATTTCGGGGGCGGGCCACTGGTGAGTGCCGGCGACTACGACATCGTCATCGCCCGGTACGGACCCACCGGGACCCACCGCTGGAGCAGGCGTTTCGGGAGCAACGGCCCGGACAACGGACGCTCTCTTGCGACCACCGCGTCCGGCAACGTGCTGCTCACCGGGGACTTCGGGGGGACGGTGGATTTCGGGGGCGGGCCGCTGGTGAGCGCGGGCTCCGGTGACATCCTCGTCACCCGCTACGCCGGCAATCCCCTCGAACCCGTGATCACCAGTATCGCGGACATCGGCAACGACCAGGGCGGCAAGGTGAAGATCCGCTTCGAACGCTCGGGCGCAGACGACGCACTCGCGGGTACGCCGGTCACCCGCTATGCAGCCTTCCGGCGCGACGACGCACCGCCGGCCGCGGTGGCACCGGGTGAGCGCGTGCTCCTCGAGGACGGCTGGACGCAGGTCGGCTGGGTGGATGCGTTCGGCAACAGCACCTACGGAATCGATGTGCCCACGATCGGAGACTCCACGCAGGCGCTGGGCCAGTACTACTCCACGTTTCTCATCCGTGCCGCCACAAATGTGCCCACGGTGTACTTCGATTCGCCGGCCGACAGCGGGTATTCGATCGACAACCTCGCACCGGGTGTGCCCGGAGGTCTGCTCTACAACAGTGGCGTGCTCTCGTGGAACGAATCGCCCGCGGCGGACTTCGACTACTTCACGGTCTACGGCGCTAACGTGGATGACTTCGGTTCAGCCACGATCGTGGACTACACCATCGGCACCGGCATGGATGTGACCGCGTCGCCCTGGGTCTACTACTTCGTCACCGCGACGGACTTCTCGGGCAACGAGGGCTTGCCGGTGAAGGTGAACACCGCCTCCGGTGTGGGCGGAACGCCGCAGTCATACGTGCTCTCGGTGTCCAACTACCCCAACCCGTTCAACCCCCGCACCACGGTGAGCTACACGGTGCCTTCGCGTGGCAACGTGACCGTGGCCATCTATGACGCGCGCGGAGCGCGGGTGGCGACACTGGTGGAGAACGAGAGTCGCGAAGCGGGTGCGTACCGAATGGAATGGAACGGGCGCACGGACGCCAGCGTGGCCGCGAGTTCCGGCGTGTACTTTGCGCGCATCGAGCACGCGGGCCTGGTTCGCACGAAGAAAATGGTGCTGCTCAAATAGCGGCGAGCCGTTCTAGGCCGACTTCCGCTTGCGGATCACCAGGTCCACTTCGCAGTCGAGGATGTGGAGGAGCGCGAGGAGTTGACCGAAGGACTTGCGGGTGTTGGTCTGGTCAACGAGCCGGTAGAACTGCGTGGCCGAGGTACCCAGGCGCCGAATGATCTCGCGCCTGCTGAGGGGGCTGGCCTTGAGGCGGTTCTGCGCCTCCAGGGTGAGTCTGTAGATGATGGCGTCGCGCAGGTACTCGGGATCCTCATTGTAGTCCAGCACCTGCTCGGCATGGATAGTCCCCTCCCGGCCCGACTCGAGGACGTATGTGAACCCCTCGCGCCCGAGCTCCTCGTCCACATGAACCTCGCGGACGAGATCCCCGGTCTTCGGGCCCTTCTCGGTCTGACCGTAAGGGTACACGTAGGTCCGGCTCCCCATCCGCACCTCGAAGGCCTTCTTGCGGTTGTTGTAGCTGACGGTCCGAATCTTCACAGCAGACCCTCTTCGTCCAATTCGCGAATCAACCGAAGGATCTTGGCAGTTGGCTTTCCCTTCATGGGAAGGCCGTTCTGGAGGTCCCACTTCAGGACCAGTCGGCCCTTTCGGTACACATGAACATGACGTGGCGTATGATCGCCAGTCCATGTGACAAACACGTAGTTCCCCCGCCGCACCTTCCCCACAAGACGTAATGTTACCTCTGGAGGTACCACTTGTCAATAGGGGACCGTGGCTTTCGCTATACCACAGTTGGCAGGGGTATCTTTGTGAGTTCGCTACCTAATGCGTGCTTCGAATTCTACGCAATCGAGGTCAAGAACATCAGGGAGTGCACCGCTAAGCATGAAGAATTTTGGATCATCGTCAATGCGATGAACTCGGTAGATATGATACTCGTGCCGACGCATCGGCACGAACGCGGTGTACATGATGCATTTGCATCATTCGGTGACCGCCGCGTGACGAGGGTTTGATTCCTCGGTCATAATAGTGTGGGTCACCCCGTGTGACCTGGCCATACGTATCCAACCCCCTTGGGATGCGGCCGTACG encodes:
- a CDS encoding SulP family inorganic anion transporter, which produces MNVKNTRPPGTGEPRFDIIAGLVAAAVVLPKAMAYATVAGLPVQVGLYTAFVPMLVYALLGTSRVLSVSSTTTLAILCGTQLGIAVPDGDPAKLVTATATLTALVGMMLLAARLLRFGFVANFISSPVLTGFKAGIGVVIVFDQMPKVLGVHFAKHGFMHDLYSLAHALPDASPVTLAVGAVTFAVLIVMERRWPRSPAPLVAVGGAIAASWFFGLQARGVSTVGLIPPGFPRLTLPDLQLVATLAPGAIGIALMSFAETIAAGRAFARTDDPPVEANRELVATGAGNVVGALFGSMPAGGGTSQTALVRSVGGRSQVASMVTAGVALGTMLLLAPVLGLMPNATLAAIVIAYSIPLIRPGEFHAIRQVRKMEFRWAIAAALGVLLFGTLQGIVVAIILSLIGLSSRAANPRVSVIGRKRGADVLRPLSPRHPDDETFDGLLILRPEGSIFFVNAGRVGEKINELVARYSPRVVALDLSRVADLEYSALEALMAAEHRATERGTVVWLCALNPGVLEVVRNAGFDQRLGKERLLFNARAVIDRYQAMQWKAGA
- a CDS encoding metallophosphatase family protein, which produces MLFGILSDIHDAIAPLNNALAKFREAGVEQVVTLGDAFETFRRGEAGGDVARILRDAGAVGVWGNHDIGLSHEVSDEIRNEAEPDLLEFASRLEPHLVLENCRFSHIEPWRDPTSIPDLWHIGEMSDLLSRAPRCFSAVPEAFLFMGHYHRWLIAGSDGTVIPEVERPLLLTSAARYLVVTGAVKHGWCATFDSITAELTPIRCERE
- a CDS encoding SBBP repeat-containing protein translates to MKRFALPLLCILLLAPQVPPAAAATPAHLWSQRLGGTDNDSGFGIATDASGNVYFTGAFEGTVDFGDGPVMSAGLTDVFLVKYDAAGTYLWSQAFGDPGFESGISVATDASGNVFMTGYFDGTVNFGGGPLVSAGGYDIFVAKYGPDGTHLWSQGFGDFDDDMGYAVATDASGNVIVTGHFSEVVDFGGGPLVSNGFSDIFVAKYSPTGTHLWSQAFGGTNFDDGNSVATDASGNVFVTGSFWSVADFGGGPVLSAGFNDIFVAKYSPLGAHLWSQTFGNGGSDVGRSVATDASGNVFVTGHFSGTVDFGGGPLVSAGSNDIVLAGYSPTGTHLWSRRFGGTSSDSGNSVATDASGNVFMTGIFRGTVDFGGGPLVSAGDYDIVIARYGPTGTHRWSRRFGSNGPDNGRSLATTASGNVLLTGDFGGTVDFGGGPLVSAGSGDILVTRYAGNPLEPVITSIADIGNDQGGKVKIRFERSGADDALAGTPVTRYAAFRRDDAPPAAVAPGERVLLEDGWTQVGWVDAFGNSTYGIDVPTIGDSTQALGQYYSTFLIRAATNVPTVYFDSPADSGYSIDNLAPGVPGGLLYNSGVLSWNESPAADFDYFTVYGANVDDFGSATIVDYTIGTGMDVTASPWVYYFVTATDFSGNEGLPVKVNTASGVGGTPQSYVLSVSNYPNPFNPRTTVSYTVPSRGNVTVAIYDARGARVATLVENESREAGAYRMEWNGRTDASVAASSGVYFARIEHAGLVRTKKMVLLK
- a CDS encoding helix-turn-helix transcriptional regulator translates to MKIRTVSYNNRKKAFEVRMGSRTYVYPYGQTEKGPKTGDLVREVHVDEELGREGFTYVLESGREGTIHAEQVLDYNEDPEYLRDAIIYRLTLEAQNRLKASPLSRREIIRRLGTSATQFYRLVDQTNTRKSFGQLLALLHILDCEVDLVIRKRKSA